Proteins found in one Fusarium keratoplasticum isolate Fu6.1 chromosome 12, whole genome shotgun sequence genomic segment:
- a CDS encoding CFEM domain-containing protein, which yields MDPSRRLTLIFGFFLLAVLSPVQAESLSSPSLPGYPDCAAGCIFVAFAGGLCAPKNQTCICTNEVFQQNVTACVTMNCTIPESLTTRNSSLTNCGAPVRDRSQEYVVLSNVMAALAGAFVVIRFCYKIFIASVDLGIDDWFVLATMIACIPSGVITKYGTTANGLGKDIWTLTATEITQVLSFFYIMAWLYFLQTTLVKLSIIAFYMRIFPAREVQRVLWATFIFTSVWGVAFIFTAIFQCKPIPYFWKQWDGLHEGSCADANAISWSNASMSIALDLWILAIPLWQLRSLKLHWKKKAGVALMFCVGTLVTVVSIIRLQSLVVFGTSPNKTWEFYDVSVWSTIEICVGIMCACLPTIRMVLVKLFPVLAGTTQRSKGNHYYQYGSGVRSKTAGTQQGRTVGTVTTDRPNSEQGAEGSGIVFQKSYTVQYSDSDEISLVNMANSDGPGKKR from the exons ATGGATCCTTCGCGTCGTCTGACCTTGATTTTTGGTTTCTTCCTTCTGGCGGTATTGTCACCGGTCCAGGCGGAGAGCTTATCGTCTCCAAGCTTACCTGGTTATCCGGATTGTGCA GCAGGATGTATCTTCGTCGCTTTTGCAGGAGGCTTATGCGCCCCCAAAAATCAGACATGCATTTGCACGAACGAAGTCTTCCAGCAGAATGTCACAGCCTGTGTCACGATGAACTGCACGATACCTGAGTCTTTAA CGACTCGAAACTCTAGCTTGACCAACTGCGGCGCCCCAGTCCGTGACCGATCGCAAGAATACGTCGTCCTCTCCAACGTCATGGCCGCTCTCGCCGGAGCCTTCGTTGTGATCCGGTTCTGCTACAAGATCTTCATCGCGAGCGTCGAcctcggcatcgacgatTGGTTTGTCCTGGCAACCATGATTGCCTGCATTCCCAGCGGTGTAATCACAAAATACGGAACCACGGCCAACGGTCTTGGAAAGGATATCTGGACACTCACCGCCACTGAGATCACTCAAGTCCTCTCGTTCTTCTACATCATGGCATGGCTATACTTCCTGCAGACAACGCTCGTCAAGCTATCCATCATCGCTTTCTACATGCGCATCTTCCCCGCCCGCGAAGTCCAGCGCGTGCTCTGGGCCACTTTCATCTTCACCAGCGTATGGGGCGTCGCGTTTATCTTCACGGCCATCTTCCAGTGCAAACCTATACCGTACTTCTGGAAACAGTGGGATGGACTGCATGAAGGCAGCTGCGCTGATGCGAATGCGATTTCGTGGTCGAATGCGTCTATGAGCATTGCTCTAGACTTATGGATTCTTGCTATTCCGCTGTGGCAGTTGCGCAGTTTGAAGCTTCACTGGAAGAAAAAGGCTGGCGTTGCGCTCATGTTTTGTGTTGGTACACT GGTTACGGTTGTCAGTATTATCCGACTCCAGTCGCTCGTGGTATTCGGCACATCGCCCAACAAGACGTGGGAATTCTACGACGTCTCCGTCTGGTCTACCATCGAGATCTGCGTTGGTATCATGTGCGCCTGTCTCCCGACAATCCGCATGGTCCTCGTCAAATTGTTCCCTGTCCTTGCTGGCACGACACAACGCAGCAAGGGAAATCATTACTATCAATACGGAAGCGGTGTTCGCTCCAAGACGGCGGGAACTCAGCAGGGACGAACTGTCGGTACCGTTACTACTGACCGTCCGAACTCGGAGCAGGGGGCCGAGGGGTCTGGAATTGTCTTCCAGAAGAGTTATACGGTGCAGTATAGTGATAGCGATGAGATAAGTCTGGTGAATATGGCAAATTCGGATGGACCGGGGAAGAAGCGATAA